A region of the Drosophila subpulchrella strain 33 F10 #4 breed RU33 chromosome 3L, RU_Dsub_v1.1 Primary Assembly, whole genome shotgun sequence genome:
CCCGTGGCAGGACGAATGCATTTGTAGAGACGAGTACGAGCCCGCTTATCCTTCTTCTGCTCCAACTGCTCCCGGGTGAGGGTGTACTGATCACATCCTGGTAAAACTGGCCACGAAATACCATCTCCAGAGGATAGGAAAACCTCGCGCCAGTTAGCTGACCAACCCAGATTGTAGGGGAAAACAAAGGCCTTGATTCGGTTAGCAGGATATGCATTGCGACGAAATACCGCCTTCTTAACAATCCAGCTCTCAATTTCAGTCTGGTTCTTCAATATCACCTTCATTTGCATGTAGAGCAGCTTAATACTGGCCAATCCTGTGCCCGTCATCACTCCCATGGAAAATACACAGGCCATCAGATTTGTGGGTGTCAAATGAACCGTGGCCAAATGATGTAGACCCTGTCTGATATACCATCGTTTTTGTATGCCTTGGATAACGCCGCAGATTATTATAATGCTTCCTTGTATACTGCCTGATAGGAAAAAGAGGAGAAAGTATACGAAGCTGGCCTGATTGGACCAGCCCACACAGTTGTTGATCCAGGGACAATGGTGGTCCATCTTCATCACACAGCGATCGCAACGGCGGCAGTGATGAGTTCTAGGGGCCTTATACCCATTGCATCGATGACAGAACTGCAGGAACTCCGTGTCCGTAACAGTATTGGGATACCACCTCAGCGGAAGGAAGCCAGGACCCACCATCAAGGACTTGATGAAGTAGTAGAGGGTTCCAAAGGTGTGAAACCAGATCAGGCCGTAGTTTATCAAGGATCCTGGACTCTTGACCGGGTTCCACCACATCGAGTTCATATCGATCACAGTCCAGGTCACGATCAGGGTCAGACTCAAAAGAGTGATGGGTCCCCAGTGCAGAAAGCGCCTGAGATCGTCCTTCAAGTCGCAGCTCATTGTTGATAAAGATCGATGCTTAAAAATGCCAACCAGTAAGTACTTTAATTATCCCACTCAGAACTTATTCAGTGAATGAAAATTCCCCGAGTGCTGCCTCTGACATTCCGAATCTTTTGAGTCTCGCATTTAGTGTACTTAACCAGCTCCCAATCGAAAATGCTCCTGGCCAAATGGAGGATTAATTAAATGAACCGGCCacatgttgttgttgctggggCCGCATAATGCCCGCGGTGTTTGTGTGTAATTAAATAAAGCACAACTATTTAAAACTCCGCGGCCATTCCGCGATAATTTATACAACTTATTTAAGGCAACAGGCGGGGCATTTGGCACACTGCCGAGTATAAATTTGCTCTTAAGCCgcaaatgaaaaatattttaatcataaaaaaaaacgtaaataaatttaaaaacaataaaactgCAAACTGCAGGCCATAAATAAAATGCAGCCTAGTCGTCATTCTGGCAGCCTCACGGCCAGACTTTCGCACATTGCCTGGGtgctattattattattaagaaTTAATAGCAATATTTGCTGACGCTGTGTGTGCTGTGGCttaaaaaacgaaatatacaACCCGATATGCGAGGGCGGCAGTAGCAACAAAGCAACGCACTCGttcaattgaatttaaaatgtgCCATAAATTGCACTGCATTCAATATGCGAGTGTGCGGGCACAAAGAACGGTATTTTGGTATTATTTATGGCGCTGCATAtataacaataatattttGGTAGCGCCAAATTCCTTGCCAAAACATTTACTAATGCCATTAATTGATGATAAATGTTTCGCCGCACGCAGACAAAAATAATCGATGCCGGGCAATAGAACGCACTTGAAATGCACCCAGAAATGAAAACGTATCTTATTCAAGtcgaaaaaataatattaatcatGCCAATAATTGGCTACATTCATGGACTATAAAAAAATCCCTTAGTGCTCTTAATGCAATTGAAATAAGGACTTGTAAATGAGAATTTTACCTGGAGTTAAAGCATACTTAATAAAGTGTATaatgaaaatgtaaaaatatataaataagtacttatttttttaagtgcacCAAATTCCGAATCGAGCTCTGAAATCAGAAAATTCGGTAACCAGGCTTTGTAATCGGTTGGTCGGAATATTTCCGACCTCCAGCTGCTGCCCTGATTTTGTTTATGAAATAGTTGCGTGGGCCGTTTGGGCCAATTACTCGCTTACAGTGGGACCCCCTGCATGGCGTACACCCTTTGAATTTGCCCGGTTGAGCGAACACATGGCCTTTGGACGGTAATGAGTCTCCAAGCGGGAATTTGTGCGACTTGCAAGTCTCGTTAACTTGGCTAACAAGAGCCGTCATTTACCACAATGCGACAATCGGGCCTAACAAGCCAAAGTGACAGTTTCCCAGGAACAGAGGTGCAAAGGTGACAGCTTTATTGCAACCTAGATAAAGCTGCCTcaattggaatttaaaatgtatccACAAGTGGTCACATATCTTGAGAACTCTGACAAAGCAATATATGTATTAGTGTAGCTTATTCAGTGGATAAATAAAGAAGGTCGTAGGTAATTGTTATTTACATTtgctatttgttttttgtttaattatttaGGACAAGACAAAATATTATGATATAGATTTTTCTCCTTACATTctcattaaatttttaaagagaTTTAAATCAATGTTTTTTCCTAtctgtttttattaatgttaGATGTATACATATTCCTATAAACTGTTTTCCGAATTAAGAACGCATATGCCAGGCTTGTATCTTCAGAGGGGCTAAGACTTTCGGGATCCCCATCACGACGGAGGATGACCACTTTTTGATGGGCAGGTTTCAATCCAAAGTTTGGCAAGATTCGATGATCCTCAAGGATACGCACTTGCAAAATGGGATATTCCGATAGATTAAGTATTGTGTCCCGTGCAATTGAGGATTTTTTAGGTTGGTAGACTAATGCAATGGACCTCACATGTATGGGTACTTCAAAGATCGTTGTGATATTATCACCTGGCTGGAGAGGCTGAAAATTGGGTAAGTTATTCACATACTTCAATTGGGATAGTTTATGAGCCAATAAAGAGGTGATTTCTTCAATATCGTGACTTTTAATATCCATGCCAAGACCTTCTGAAGTTCCCATGGGAAAGAATCGCAGTGTGGGCTCCTGAGGGATTCCATACTCGCTGCAGGTTAGCATATCTAGATGTTGAGCACAATCGAATATGacaaattttataatgttttTCCATCTTCTCAGGATTAAAGCCAGGTTCTTAAAGGTGACCTCGAATTCCTTGCACTCTTTACAGTCGGAATCCATAAAGTAAACCAGCTTGCTTCCATGAAATTCCTTAAGTACAATAGGCAGGGAGAATGTGTTTACCGATCGAACATTGATAGATAAGATATCGTGATGATtgagaaaatgtaaaaatcTTCCCTCTCCTTCAGAGAAAAATAATTGTAGGAAGGAAAAACAACACAGATAAAGCAAATTCATTTCTAGTCTACAAAAAAGCttcaactaaaatattttccccTGTTCCATATGAAATGCGATTGACACGCTTTGGTTGGTCAAGTGAAATAAATGGATTCATATTTAATGGATATACTCGCTGGCAACACAAAGCTGCCAAGGTGAATGAACGCTAAGAAATCTTTCTCAATCGGAATTTAAAACACATATCCATGGCTGCCCCATAGCTGGTGGCTACACATCCCCAATGCCCTGCAAAAAAGCAATTTATTTTGCTCCGCAGATTAGATGGCAATAAAATTGATTGAAACATAATTGCAAATTGATACAATAGCCGAGGAAAATTGCCCGGAAATGCCAAGAGCCAAAGGCAATCTATAAGCGTAACGAAAATTACTTCAAAGCGAGAAACGAGCGGAATCGTAACGCGTCGCCATCGTATCGTATCGACCATTATGTGCAGTTAGTTGAACATCTGAGAGCGACTTATTGAGCTGGCTAAAACAGAACTCGAAACTCGTCTTCAAGTGAAAGGGTTTCTAAGGAACTGAATAAATTCCAAGTCGCGAAAAAGTCACTGCACAGGAAAAAAGCTATGTACTTATAGAATTATTGGCACTCatgatcaaaataaaaataaagttttttaaagCCATATAAAACTTACTAAAATTTCGTCTAAGTtaccaaatttattttttaaagttatggCAACCGCGACAAGAAATGAAAACTGATGTATTAAGTCAAAACTCAACTGCTTATAGATATGATATAGTTTGCCttcacttttttaaataaataatattaaaataaatccagTCAATCAAAAGTgtcatataatataaaaaaaaaaaaattaaaatgtaatttacaattttgggaaaaagtatatattatattttttcatttatagAAACATCATTAAAGCCTTTCCCAGAAATTCGACAAGTTCTTTGTAAAAGTTAGCATGATAATCCAATtttctttcaatttaaaacaaacaattaagtaagaaaaagtattttaaactTATTATTCTTAAGCGGGAAcgttaaaaatgcattttaaatCATGCTGCAAGCAATTTTATTGATAAAAATGATTCATTTTTTAAATCCATTCAAAGAAATCCAGCGGGACTGATTTTTTTCAGTACCCTTTCGAATTCATTACATCTGAAGTGCACTGAAATCGCTTCAATTATGCTTCAAGTAGCTTCACCGTAGCCGTTAAGCATCTCATACAGTTTACCATATAATTTTTCGTCAATGCCAAGAGTTTATTACGGCTGCCAACCACCGACTGCTGCAACTCGCGAAGTGAACAGCCAAGGGCGGCTTTTGTGCAGAGCTCAGGATGAAGATGCTCTGTGGCTGGATCCATAGAAAGTTTTTACGCAAACTTATTTActtaatttgaaaattaaattccGGCATTAAAACGCATAAATGACACTTGAGCCCGCTGGAAGTCTCTCGCTCTGTGTGTGCGAGTTTGTTTTTCTTATCAAAATGCCTGCGGCGGAGTGCTGGCAAATACCCTCGCATACGCCAGAGAGTATATATCCCTTAAGACAAACAACGCGTACAAAACGAGTGGGGCTTTCAGGGGATGGTGAGTCGGAGGAGCTGGAGGATCTGAA
Encoded here:
- the LOC119553970 gene encoding palmitoyltransferase ZDHHC6; protein product: MSCDLKDDLRRFLHWGPITLLSLTLIVTWTVIDMNSMWWNPVKSPGSLINYGLIWFHTFGTLYYFIKSLMVGPGFLPLRWYPNTVTDTEFLQFCHRCNGYKAPRTHHCRRCDRCVMKMDHHCPWINNCVGWSNQASFVYFLLFFLSGSIQGSIIIICGVIQGIQKRWYIRQGLHHLATVHLTPTNLMACVFSMGVMTGTGLASIKLLYMQMKVILKNQTEIESWIVKKAVFRRNAYPANRIKAFVFPYNLGWSANWREVFLSSGDGISWPVLPGCDQYTLTREQLEQKKDKRARTRLYKCIRPATGHWVPIFSQGLWVSLKIPCTDDPRIALQPGDLIHVTRIQDYWLYGERGISEEEKVRGRKGGIRGWFPSCCAMEVFDEDPENEEMLPYNIAGGEPYNETDKTDEENMKNTKVPRDFPSQDGKPQKRIRTN